From Rudanella lutea DSM 19387, a single genomic window includes:
- a CDS encoding four helix bundle protein has translation MATINRIEDLTTWQKARLLSMAIHRTTRSALFLDDLDLKRQIRRAGGSVMDNVAEGYGRGSRKEFIQFLGIAKGSSTEVKSQLYRSLDNEYITQLQFDSLYEQADEVGRLIDSLVDYLKTTERKGRRHD, from the coding sequence ATGGCTACCATCAACAGAATTGAAGATTTAACGACCTGGCAAAAAGCACGATTGTTGTCGATGGCGATTCATCGTACCACACGATCGGCCCTGTTTTTGGATGACCTGGACTTAAAACGGCAGATTCGTCGGGCGGGTGGTTCGGTCATGGATAACGTTGCCGAAGGATACGGACGGGGAAGTCGGAAGGAATTTATTCAGTTTTTAGGCATTGCTAAAGGATCATCAACAGAAGTAAAATCTCAGTTGTATCGTTCTCTCGACAATGAATACATCACCCAATTACAGTTTGATTCGCTTTATGAGCAGGCCGACGAAGTTGGTCGTTTGATTGATAGCCTGGTTGACTATTTAAAAACGACAGAACGGAAAGGGCGTCGCCACGACTAA
- a CDS encoding AAA family ATPase, translated as MQATQFSYHTKIRQVSEEVGRVVVGQDRLLNRLLIGLFTGGHILLEGVPGLAKTLTINTLAKVLQLDFQRIQFTPDLLPADLIGTMIFNQRTAEFEVKQGPIFANLILADEINRSPAKVQSALLEAMQEKQVTIGEETFLLDPPFLVLATQNPVEQEGTYPLPEAQVDRFMMKVFIDYLSKEDELEVMRRMSDMSFDYEVQPVLDRDDIRGIRNEINTVNMSETLERYIIELVFATRRPLEYGLRDEARYLQYGVSPRASINLNRAAKALAYFDRRDYVLPEDIKEVAPDVFNHRIMLNYEAEADGVTTSQIITSILRKVAIGR; from the coding sequence TTGCAAGCCACTCAATTCTCATATCATACCAAAATTCGCCAGGTGAGCGAAGAAGTAGGCCGGGTAGTCGTGGGGCAGGATCGGCTCCTGAACCGCCTGTTGATTGGCCTCTTTACGGGTGGGCATATTCTGCTCGAAGGGGTGCCGGGTCTGGCCAAGACGCTCACTATCAATACGCTGGCCAAAGTGTTGCAGCTTGATTTTCAGCGGATTCAGTTCACGCCCGACCTCTTGCCCGCCGACCTGATCGGGACGATGATTTTTAACCAGCGAACGGCCGAGTTTGAGGTGAAACAGGGTCCTATTTTTGCCAACCTCATTCTGGCCGACGAGATCAACCGCTCACCCGCCAAGGTACAGTCGGCCCTGCTCGAAGCCATGCAGGAAAAGCAGGTGACAATCGGCGAAGAGACCTTCCTGCTCGACCCGCCGTTTCTGGTACTGGCTACCCAAAACCCGGTGGAGCAGGAGGGAACCTACCCTCTGCCCGAAGCGCAGGTCGACCGGTTTATGATGAAGGTCTTTATTGATTACCTCTCCAAAGAGGATGAGCTGGAGGTGATGCGCCGGATGTCGGACATGAGTTTCGACTACGAGGTGCAGCCCGTCCTCGACCGCGACGACATCCGGGGAATCCGCAATGAGATCAACACGGTCAACATGTCCGAAACCCTGGAGCGGTACATCATCGAGCTGGTGTTTGCTACCCGCCGACCCCTCGAATACGGCCTTCGCGACGAAGCCCGCTACCTGCAATACGGGGTTTCGCCCCGCGCGAGTATCAACCTCAACCGGGCGGCCAAAGCCCTCGCCTACTTCGATCGGCGCGACTATGTATTGCCCGAAGACATCAAAGAAGTAGCGCCCGACGTGTTTAACCACCGGATTATGCTCAACTACGAAGCCGAGGCCGATGGCGTCACCACGTCGCAGATTATCACCTCGATTCTGCGGAAAGTAGCGATTGGGCGGTAG
- a CDS encoding helix-turn-helix domain-containing protein — translation MTLGEILRQLRNQKRLSQQVVAEQVGVCQSTYFAWENDRSSPSAKYYVRLATTFGVDAKELIPDDLVVIIPAPDGSALESTVLNAQTLYNDLTASQKQVIQLQRQRIEHLEAENRRLVERLKLIAGATN, via the coding sequence ATGACACTCGGTGAGATACTGCGCCAACTTCGCAACCAGAAAAGATTGTCTCAACAGGTAGTCGCCGAGCAGGTCGGCGTTTGCCAAAGTACCTATTTCGCCTGGGAAAACGACCGTTCCTCGCCCAGCGCAAAGTATTACGTCCGGTTAGCTACCACATTTGGGGTTGATGCTAAGGAGCTGATTCCTGACGATTTGGTGGTCATCATTCCCGCACCCGATGGTTCTGCCTTAGAGTCGACCGTCCTGAATGCCCAAACACTGTACAACGACCTCACTGCTTCGCAGAAACAGGTGATTCAACTACAGCGACAGCGTATTGAGCATCTCGAAGCCGAAAATCGGCGACTGGTAGAGCGATTGAAGTTGATAGCGGGTGCAACTAACTGA